The Clostridium beijerinckii genomic sequence AAGTTATTCACAACATGGTAGATTTGAATCTATTTTCTGTGGATGAAAATATTAAAAAGAGTACCAATATGGATGAAGATTTTAAATTTTTTTCATGTGCTTTTCTTGAAGAAGGAAAGGGAATTGAATGTTTAATTAAAGCTTTTTCTAGAGTTTTCAAAAATGAAAATGTAGGATTAAGAATTGGTGGAGACGGAACCCTTAAACCATCATTGGAATCACTTATTAAAGAATTGAATATTGAAAAGCAGGTAATACTTCTAGGAGCTTTATCGAGGGAAGAAGTTTCGAAGGAAATGAAGGAATGTGATGCATTTGCATTACCATCTGAACATGAGACATTTGGAGTTGTATACATTGAAGCGCTTGCATGTGGGAAGCCGGTAATTGGAGCTGATAATGGTGGCGCAGAAGATATTATAAAAGAAGATAATGGAATAATAGCTAAAAAGAATGATGTGGAGGATTTAGCCGAAGCGTTAAGAAAAATAAAAGAAAATCATAAAATGTATGATAAATATAAAATTAGAGAACAAACAATTTTTAGCTATTCAGAAAAAGTATTAGTTGAAAAGCTAAAAGGAGTGTATAAAAAAGTATATGAGAGAAGCAATTAAAAATATATATGATTTCTTAGATAATAAATTTTATTTTAAGTTATTGTACTTATTTGTAAGCCTAACATTTGTAACTATGCTCAAAGATGTGCCAGGAATAAAAATTCTAAGCAATATAACAATAGCTTGGGGGATGCTTTTAATTTTATTCATGGTTATCGAAGGATATAAGAGAAGAAAAATTTATAAATTTGATATTCCATTGGCATTATTTATGATAGTGACTTTAATATTTAACATTTTTATCTATAGAAGTGTTAATAACATTAAAGATTGGATTGTTAATTTGATTATATTTGTGGTAATATTTACAGTTGATGTATTTAGAGCAAAAAAGAAGCTTATTAAAGAGATGAACATAATTACCTATTCTTATGTAATCTTTATGATGGTTGCTTCTATTATATCACTGGCAATGAGATATTCGGGAATAAATATAGAAATCGGACAAGTGGTATTTGGAAGCACAAAGGGAGTCTTTGAAAATGAAAATGCTCTTTCTATAGCAACTTCATTATCTATAGTTATGTGTGTATATCTCAATTATATATCAAGAAGTCACAAGCTTAAGATGTTGTGGATGGGAAATATAATATTACAGGCAGTAACTATGATTGGTTCACATGGAAGAAGTGCATATTTGGTGATAATAGCTGTAATATATCTATCTATATTTATATACAGTAAAAATAAATATATTAGAGTGGCACTTGTTTTAGTACCAATACTTTTTTGCGGAGTATTTTTTGAAATGGTTAAAAGTCATTTGGAGGCTTTTACAACAGAGAGGAATATTATTTGGACTTCAGCATCTGTAGTAATAGAAAAAAATCCTTTGACTGGTGTAGGAAATAGTAATCTTATAGAAGCGGTTAGAAATGCAAGAATAGGAAGTTATTTACCTGGAATTGAACTTGGAGGGATGCA encodes the following:
- a CDS encoding O-antigen ligase family protein; translation: MREAIKNIYDFLDNKFYFKLLYLFVSLTFVTMLKDVPGIKILSNITIAWGMLLILFMVIEGYKRRKIYKFDIPLALFMIVTLIFNIFIYRSVNNIKDWIVNLIIFVVIFTVDVFRAKKKLIKEMNIITYSYVIFMMVASIISLAMRYSGINIEIGQVVFGSTKGVFENENALSIATSLSIVMCVYLNYISRSHKLKMLWMGNIILQAVTMIGSHGRSAYLVIIAVIYLSIFIYSKNKYIRVALVLVPILFCGVFFEMVKSHLEAFTTERNIIWTSASVVIEKNPLTGVGNSNLIEAVRNARIGSYLPGIELGGMHNIYVQIAAVNGLISLLLFLMFIAMILVFIIQHLDKLNRREKNQMTVITSIIAGILAVNLFESVLVYTISFISMIFWIYLGYLVSILDNKNID
- a CDS encoding glycosyltransferase, with the translated sequence MHIMVIPSWYSSPRNKVHGSFFKEQFKALSNSGEKITVAYNEIWPITMFGKIHEKRGINFNVEDNLRTYRYKDYNYLPKSPLMFKSFNKRMDKMYQEIVKNEGKVDIIHAHSAFWGGIAASYISKKYNVPLVLTEHSSLKYAKYTRESYKKYIYNAYENSDYLIAVGSGLKREIQEYVNKPIEVIHNMVDLNLFSVDENIKKSTNMDEDFKFFSCAFLEEGKGIECLIKAFSRVFKNENVGLRIGGDGTLKPSLESLIKELNIEKQVILLGALSREEVSKEMKECDAFALPSEHETFGVVYIEALACGKPVIGADNGGAEDIIKEDNGIIAKKNDVEDLAEALRKIKENHKMYDKYKIREQTIFSYSEKVLVEKLKGVYKKVYERSN